The nucleotide window TCGTGCAGTGAAGCCACTGAAGATCACTCTGCAACTTTAATTCCCCGCAAACGTTCAAATTTGAATCATCATCCCGAGATAAATGCACTTTATCGTTTTTTTCACAGGAATTCACGAGCATCAGCCGATGATCGTGCTGATCATCACGAGAAGTCTCCTTCTGGTGATCAACCGTGACAACATCAAGATCATCATCACTATCAAATGAATCACTATCAGCATTCGATAATTCCTCTCCTTTTTCAACCTGCGACGATGATTTTGGATCATCTGAGAGGATTCTCGCAATACTGAAGTCACTTTTTCGTCTCGTGTACGACTCCGACATGTTCGCAGGATCAACTGAAATCTCCAAAGGCCCTTAGCCATTATATCGTGGACCAGtaactttttttctccctgtTACTGTATCTATTTAGTGAATTGAGAAATTAAACGCCTAGTTGCACACCCCCTAGATGGCTATCGCATTACACATTTGCCACTGGGCTTTACCACAAATTTTCACCCCCCCAGAGCCCCTCTCGCCCCTTTTGATACCTGTCCATTGTTGTATGCTCTTATACCAGTGTATTATATCAACGGGAATCTTTCATCCCTCGGTGCAATAACAACAATGTAATTGATACCACTGgcggttgttttttttttccttctagaGTTTTGGATTGAGGGGATTCGAGTGGAGAACGTGATGGGCCAGATGTCCTGGATGCAGTCTTCCGGGAGTAATTTAAAAGCCACAGGGGTCAACTAATCCGGTAATAAGTATATCGTATGTTGGGTAAACAGATGAGGAGAGcagttttcattattttgggGGGATTTAGTTATTGGATGGTGGGGGTATTAGGGAAGGAAGAATATGATCTgtggtaattatttattgataagaATATGGGGAGCTGGAGATTATTGATGAcgtgaatatttttcgattgCATTTAGTCAGAAATTCATGTTAAGAGGAGGATTTTTGTAATGTAATTGTTGATCATTTTTGGGTCTGATTGAAAGCATTGGAATCGATGagcttttaattttgtttgagTTATGGAGGTTGGTCTAAAACAGCGTTGGATAGAAGAGTATTTGATAGATACGAAGTTTTTAAATAGTTTCGAACTTGATATTATTGACCTTATAAGCAACAAATCatgaatatgaatattttgtaTTATAAATAGTGATATAATTTTAAAGTACTTGAGTACTTCAGTCTTTTGTATTTAGCACCAGTGAAAATGCTAAACATTTTGTGATTGAATACTTGATACGTCTTAAactagtaaataaaaaaaaatttagtattTGGTGTGAAACTCCATAgcaaatattttatcattttatatTTAGTTGTGCAATAAATACTGAATTTTCAAACACTTAACATTTGAAGACGTGTTTTTGGACGTTCTGACAAATGTTTTCTACGTTTGAATTTGATAAACCGTCTCTTTTTCTTATATTATCAAtaggatttttgaaaatgccAGAAACAAATTGAACTACTGAATTTTCTGTTCGTACGTGAAGACAATGGATCACGTTGAAAGTGTATCAAACAATTGGCAAATTATTCGTTAGACTTAATTCGTCATTGTCATCATTAGCATCCGTCAGTTATTCGTAAATTCTTGAATTTAcaatatttcaacaaaatgTTTCAATTTATACAATCAAAGgctaaaaatttataattgtgATTTAATTTTACTCAATTTCACGAATAGTTATGAAACGAGCGTCAAGGCTAAGTTAAAGATGAAATACATCTTAAATATTAAAGACTCATTACTCTGTTAATAAAAGTCCATTAATCGttcattgattcatttttaactagaaattatcataaaaatccgTAAGTCAACATTTCATCAATTCATTTCAATGCAGATTaacttttgttttcattttgaaaataataaacatcAGGCATTTAGATATGaagttattcattatttagaaCAATTCAAGTATTAATGAATACTTAGAGCACTTAAACCAgcatttacataaaattataCCTGAGTATGCCAAACATTGGTCTGAAATGTGAGACTCCGAAATTTGGGGACCGGTtgggggatgatttttttgtaaatttgataattaaacaGAAAATCGTTCCAAAAAATCTGAAACTTTCTCCCTTTGTTGATGTAACTTGAGACTAGCTCGGTGCCAAAGTCCAGCTTGATGCATCTATTAGTGTTTCACCAATagtcatttgttttttaacgTTTTCTCGCGAATATCTCAAATCAAGCTTTTTTTACCTCTAATGATCGAAATTCCAGATTTCAATCTTTGACTGCAACAGCAATGTTAATTTTCCCATAAACCGCTGTATGAAGTTCTCATTATTTACCTTTTGTTTCTGAAACAGAGAAAAGataattgaattgataaaaaaattacaattccaAATGTGATcgaattttctagaaattttgTGTAGTTGTCGATAATCATTGAATTCACCAAAGGGGTAGGGCTACTTCAAGTACCTGAGGAAACCTGATATCCACAAACCGCAGTCCATTTTTAAAAAGACATCCTGATAAGTCAGGTCCCCCCTGTATCGACTATTTCATTGAGGATCCACGACCCCCCCCCCATTTAATTAGCAGGCAAATCATGTATTTTTCAACGTAACTTATTTGTATCGCTTGGGAATTATTCGTGATGATTTAAGaatggaattttattatttgggaaccaattatttatgtataattaatttttatctttagGGCATATAGTTAGCAGGCAGAATGTTTAAATATTGAGTTTAAAAAACCGAATATGCCTGAACCGATGGGAAATGATTTGGGAAGTACAAACAATATCACTCTTTTCATTATTGAAAGGACACTggtaatttcataaaatttcacaCCAGTAATCAGCATAAAATGCAAAGCAACTAATTTTCTCGAAGTCCTGAAGTATATACAAGTTCGACAGCTGATCGAGAGATGCTTGCAAACCTTGCAAACACCAACACCACACAGTTGAGCCGTGATCGGGGTGTTCGCAAATAAAACGCAAATAAAACATGAGAATTATGTTTGGATGGTAATTATCACTTTCCAAATTTGTCGATGATATTTTTCATACTTCTCAAATCATATCCCATCGGTTCAGGCATATTCGGTTTTTTCAACTCAATATTTAATCCTTCTGCCTGCTAACTATATaccctaaaaataaaaattaattatacataaacaattaattcccaaataataaaattccattCCTAAATCATCACGAATAATTTCCAAGCGATACAAATAagttacattgaaaaatacataatttgCGCGCCAACCATATTGTCGTTGAGGATCCGCCCATTAGGGCGGAAGTGCATATAGCCATGAAGATGCGCACTCGACGTCGACAGTGCTCCTTCTTCACTTCACAGTCGTCCGTGTCCTTTTCCGGTTCGCTCGTTGTAGTGGCTGTGTCTTATTTAGTTTTAGCTGTAACATAATCTATTCCCATCTTCCAAAATGAAGATCTATAAGGATATTTTCACTGGTGCGTATCATTTCACACATTTCTACGTCATTTTTTCATGTATATTTTTGGTGATTGTTGTTTCTGTCGCAATATACAGTAAATTGCAAAATCCAGATTGACAATCGCAGTGACACTTATTCACCCTCTCTCCTGTCAGAATTCACTTGGGATTTCATATTTGCTCTTTCATCCTCgatacatttattttttacgataTTTTTTGGCAGAGAAGATCTACGAAgacgttttttttataatagggTAACGAACATAACCTATTAATTTAACATTCTCTATTTTGATTTCCAGGTGACGAGATGTTCTCGGACACttacaaaattaaattgattgacGACGTGTTGTACGAAGTTTATGGCAAGGTAAGTTAACATGAACTAttcagagatttttttattattgattaattatgttTTTGTCTGTCTGGATCACCCAGCCATTCGCATTCCTGTGCGTTGAGTTAGTTGAAAGTCGAAAcattttaataatcaattaaacTAGGGAGCCATTTGCACGGGAAAATCACTATCAATTTTTGACgaatatttggaaatttattggGGTGGCGTTGTGTATATTAGAGGTTAACCAAGTTAATTACTAATTTGCATTGTCTTAAAGATTAAAGATCGTCTCGAGGATCTTATGTATATATTTCAGTCTTATggatatatttcaaaatatattcttcaaatgataataattatcctTCAGAAGTTTACAAACAATGAACAAAGCAGATCGTTCAGGCGATAATAGCAAAGATGTGTTATCAACACTAAGTCTTCTGTCACTGGTTTTtggaaaatgacaaaaaataattggccATTGAATCAAAATTTAAATACTCCATACATAGACTTTACTATGTCTCGGGAATATATCCTTGTGAATTTATAATCTCCCACAACACGTATTTCTTATAATATTTGGGAAAAAGGGCTTGAAACTTTGATCTGGGGCCCTGAGGACTCTGACCTTTAAGAAAGGTAAACTCTCCATAAACTCAAATCATGAGGACATTGTCACGGGATTCTTgaccataaaattatttaattatcaattaaattggGTGAATGAGTCGTTTTCTTTTCGTACATAAGACGAAAAAGgtccaattatttttacatttaataTAGTTTTAAATTtaggaagaaagaaaaaaacaacatttaatgacgataataattttaaaaatagtatttttcatttgttttggAAATCCTTgtcgagaattcaatttttcccacatcaacaattgatttttcttgtttgggaaattcgaataattaatttattctgctaaacgaaaaatccaaatattttctaattattaaattcataattacGTGATGGCAGTAGACTATTCTCACGAATTTCAAACCTATTATCATACCTCGTACATAGAGTCACAAGGGTCAGCAATTGATTCATTCGACTCTGAATACCTCATGATTTTTTCCTGATATACAAACGTTAGAGcgactgaaaaaattgatgaaaattttcggcAGAATGACACATTATTTGATTGTTCTCCACCATTTCTGGATTATTCATTATGTAATTGTTTCAGTTGGTGACCCGTAAAGCTGGAGAAATTCAGATCGAGGGTTTCAATCCCTCAGCGGAGGAAGCTGATGAAGGTACAGAGGAAGGAGTTGAGTCTGGGGTCGATGTTGTGCTGAATCACAGATTGGCAGAAACTTACGCCTTTGGAGACAAGAAATCTTATACTCTTTACCTTAAAGACTTTATGAAGAAGTGAGTaacaatattcataaaattaatcaataactGTTATTTCAATCATCGTTTTTAATATTCTGCTCTTTTAAAGGACACGTCATTTGTTTATGTGCACTTCAAGGATTGTGTTctccttgaattttattttattttttcactgtaaCATCTCATGGatgcaaaattatggaaaatttatagACTTGTTTGACTACGATTCGTTTTGAAGAGTCCCAGCTATTGCAGTACTTCCCCTTTGAGTctaaaaatttgaagattattgttaatcatttatttaatattaatgttcCCGAAATCGACTGattctttaattattcaatttttcgttccttcatcctgaattattttcattatagaaatttcatttttttgtcctTTTCGTTTTTATAACCACTGCTTCATGTATTGTTTTGTTTTCAGATTGGTAGCTAAATTGGAGGAAAAATCACCAGATCAGGTTGATGTTTTCAAAACCAACATGAACAAAGTAATGAAGGAAATCCTCGGAAGATTTAAGGAACTTCAGTTCTTCACCGGTGAATCCATGGACATCGATGGACTCGTTGGTCTCATGGAATATCGTGAAATCGATGGTGTCTCAACTCCAGTACTCATGTTCTTCAAACACGGTCTTGAGGAAGAGAAATTctaaattaaacaataattcattagatattcaacaaattattggataacgaaataaaaattttgtaagtTGATAAATTGCTTAACGTTAATTTTACATGTCTTTTAATGATAGCGTCTATCTATCGACGTTTTCATTGCCCAGACGTGTGATAAAATTTGGtaataaaattcccggactgaTTATTTTATCAGACCGTCTAGATTAACCGAAcatttcagtaaaatttacgaggaaaaattttctcagatTTTTTACTGTTGAATTATTGCGGCAAATGGAGAAAGATTTTatgagaaatttttctgaataattttatgagCCACTAAACAAACATGATTCTGAATGCAGCAGACTCTGAGCTCttttcaaaggaaagaattgaaataaatagatCGTCATTTTGTCTATGTTCTTAACatcatcaattattttaattcgatgattATTCGGATAAATTCGagcatttttcatttgatttgtgCAAATCACACTATACAAAATGCTACACAAAATCCTCTAAGAAAAGTTTtccattgaataaataatatctaGCAGATCGAACAAAGACCCATTTAAccagagaatttttcattcttcacgATTTATTCTCTGAAACTTCTGACAGAAACTACAAATATTGCTTGACAAAATACTAAATAATCTCATAAtactaaataataaaatatttagtaTTTAATTTTGCACTCAATAGTCAATCCTTTTTACTTGGTCTTCAAAGATGTGTCAAgaattaaataacaaaatatttaatacttTGATTGGTTGTCAATACAAAATACTCAAATACTTAATTACCTTACACgcataaattacaaatttagaATGCGAAGAATATCAAGTACGAAGCTATTTGAACACGtcgtatttataaaaaaaacttttctgcCTAACGCtgctcaaatttttttctcaatttttggagacaaaaaaatttgagtgATCCATTTGATGAAGATCCTTCATAGATACAACAACgtgaattagaaaaaataggaaaattcgaaaaattatcAGTTTTATACCACACTCAGTGAGTAATTTCTGTCTGTGATCAGTGcttgtgtaaaaaaaatctgaacatAGTCATTCATCAAAACATTGATTTCAAcgataaatataaaaactcaaattttgttttcttaaagttttttcttttttttcagataaatCCGGAATCAAGACTGTACCTTTGCTTCCCGCGTGCTGGGAATAATCAGTGTCCAACGAATTCACGCAATTTAATTTATAGCcaatgattatttttgattttgtactttttttttaaccaattTGTGAATgtacataaaaattcaatcaacccATTGTCAATGATAATGAATGTAACAGAACGAATTGTCTAATACCGGAgatattttcgattatttattaattcagaATAGATCGAAGGAGCAGATGGAGATAGATGTGAGCAAGATCCAGATGTTGAAGATTTGAAATGatggaatgaaataaaattgttttcgtGAGCCCAATTAATCCatttcaatcaataaaaatgttttcataagTGAACCCTTTGTTATacaggaaaattatttcatttactTATAAAATGAAGGTCTTTGAGACTCATACAGAACTAATCGGCTTTAAGTTGTCTGGGATAATCCCATTTAATTGAAAAGGCA belongs to Diachasmimorpha longicaudata isolate KC_UGA_2023 chromosome 10, iyDiaLong2, whole genome shotgun sequence and includes:
- the LOC135166649 gene encoding homeobox protein engrailed-2b; the protein is MSESYTRRKSDFSIARILSDDPKSSSQVEKGEELSNADSDSFDSDDDLDVVTVDHQKETSRDDQHDHRLMLVNSCEKNDKVHLSRDDDSNLNVCGELKLQSDLQWLHCTRYRPPRLPRRTSGARNCKRRPATHPRIPFTSFQLEVLENKYKSGPYLTRKDVLQLAGNLGLPQSRVKIWFQNRRARDRRENRVSSSLSIH
- the LOC135166650 gene encoding translationally-controlled tumor protein homolog; translated protein: MKIYKDIFTGDEMFSDTYKIKLIDDVLYEVYGKLVTRKAGEIQIEGFNPSAEEADEGTEEGVESGVDVVLNHRLAETYAFGDKKSYTLYLKDFMKKLVAKLEEKSPDQVDVFKTNMNKVMKEILGRFKELQFFTGESMDIDGLVGLMEYREIDGVSTPVLMFFKHGLEEEKF